The following are from one region of the Cystobacter fuscus DSM 2262 genome:
- a CDS encoding glycoside hydrolase family 97 catalytic domain-containing protein has product MIRFIRAVLLSLGLLALIPADAWAQWIVSSPNGSISISVSLNPSTGALSYSVTQGGAVMLESSALGISTSVGDFSNGLSFVSRASTVINESYSLPGRKKASYVNHANEAVLRFSKGGQELHLVVRAYDDGIAYRYRVPGSGSLTIHGESSSFNLLDTATGHAQSYVSNYEGYYTARGSFITGDFGMPVLATAGNRWLLLAESDIGGNYHTARLTGGSGNNLRWVWPTATGVSAARPFNSPWRAAVIGSLANIVESNLIENLSAPSRLADTSWIRPGRAGWSWRAGGNQSDYNTHVSFVDSASMMGWEYYLVDDGWQESWVPSLVSYANSKNVGIWLWVNDEDVKTEAQMRTLFSRWAGWGVRGVKVDFFDGDSQVTMQLYEKLAQIAAEYRLLVNFHGCTKPNGLGRKWPNVLTQEGVFGAEQGELSAAHNLSLLFTRNAIGPMDYTPGAYSNSGGQTTWAHQTALLVMFASYVQHYSDHGAMYRDSIAREFIRALPSAWDDTRLLEGNPSQYATLARRRENDWYVGTIVSGTGRTAAIPLSFLTAGTNYTAHIYTDGTSDNDIAYQVQSVTSNSVLNLPLRANGGAAIRITAQSVSVVPSAIYKIINRNSGKALAVQGASRADTAPVLQWAYVDSTTNDEWRLVDVGGGYHGLINRNSGRTLDVSGASTTAGARLIQFTSRGSANQQWQLVDVGGGYVQIVSRNSGMVLDVEDNATTDGASIIQWPWNGGTNQQWQLVQVGSVP; this is encoded by the coding sequence GTGATTCGATTCATCCGTGCAGTCCTGTTGAGCCTTGGCCTGCTGGCGTTGATTCCCGCCGACGCGTGGGCCCAGTGGATCGTGTCCTCGCCCAACGGATCGATCAGCATCTCCGTTAGCCTCAACCCTTCCACCGGAGCCCTGAGCTACTCCGTCACGCAGGGCGGTGCCGTGATGCTCGAGAGTTCCGCGCTGGGGATCAGCACCAGCGTCGGCGATTTCTCGAACGGTTTGAGCTTCGTCAGCCGAGCCAGCACCGTCATCAACGAGAGCTACTCCCTGCCCGGCCGGAAGAAGGCGAGCTACGTCAACCACGCCAACGAGGCGGTGCTGCGCTTCTCGAAGGGCGGTCAGGAACTGCACCTGGTCGTGCGCGCGTATGACGACGGCATCGCCTATCGCTACCGCGTTCCCGGAAGCGGCTCGCTCACCATCCACGGAGAGAGCAGCTCGTTCAATCTGCTGGACACGGCAACGGGCCACGCGCAGTCCTACGTGTCGAATTACGAGGGCTACTACACGGCGCGCGGCAGCTTCATCACCGGCGATTTCGGCATGCCGGTCCTGGCAACGGCGGGCAACCGGTGGCTCCTGCTGGCCGAAAGCGACATCGGGGGGAACTACCACACGGCACGGCTGACCGGCGGCAGTGGAAACAACCTGCGGTGGGTCTGGCCCACCGCGACGGGAGTGAGCGCGGCACGGCCGTTCAACAGCCCATGGAGGGCCGCGGTCATCGGGTCGCTCGCCAACATCGTCGAGTCGAACCTGATCGAGAATCTGAGCGCACCGTCTCGACTCGCCGATACCTCGTGGATCCGTCCGGGCCGGGCGGGTTGGTCATGGCGAGCCGGCGGTAATCAATCGGATTACAACACGCACGTCTCGTTCGTCGACTCCGCCTCGATGATGGGCTGGGAGTATTACCTGGTGGACGACGGCTGGCAGGAGAGCTGGGTGCCGTCGCTCGTGAGTTACGCGAACTCGAAGAACGTCGGCATCTGGCTCTGGGTGAACGACGAGGACGTCAAGACCGAGGCGCAGATGCGCACGCTGTTCAGCCGCTGGGCGGGCTGGGGCGTGCGCGGCGTCAAGGTCGACTTCTTCGACGGCGATTCGCAGGTCACGATGCAGCTCTACGAGAAGCTCGCCCAGATCGCGGCGGAGTACCGGTTGCTCGTCAACTTCCACGGATGCACCAAGCCGAATGGTCTCGGCCGCAAGTGGCCCAACGTCCTCACCCAGGAAGGCGTCTTCGGCGCGGAACAAGGAGAGCTGTCCGCGGCGCACAATCTCTCCCTGCTCTTCACCCGCAATGCCATCGGGCCCATGGACTACACGCCGGGCGCCTACTCGAACTCCGGCGGACAGACCACCTGGGCGCATCAAACCGCCCTGCTCGTCATGTTCGCGTCCTACGTCCAGCATTACTCCGACCATGGGGCGATGTACCGCGACAGCATTGCCCGGGAGTTCATTCGCGCACTTCCGTCGGCCTGGGACGATACGCGCCTGCTGGAGGGAAATCCGAGCCAGTACGCCACGCTCGCGCGTCGGCGGGAAAATGACTGGTATGTCGGAACGATCGTCAGTGGGACGGGCAGGACGGCGGCCATTCCCCTGTCGTTCCTGACCGCCGGCACGAACTATACCGCGCACATCTATACGGATGGGACCTCGGACAACGACATCGCGTACCAGGTTCAGTCGGTGACGAGCAACAGCGTGCTCAACCTTCCCCTGAGAGCGAACGGCGGAGCGGCGATCCGTATCACGGCCCAGAGCGTGTCAGTGGTTCCGAGCGCCATCTACAAGATCATCAACCGGAACAGCGGCAAGGCGCTCGCCGTTCAGGGCGCCTCGAGGGCCGACACCGCGCCGGTCCTTCAGTGGGCTTACGTCGACAGCACCACCAACGATGAATGGCGCCTGGTCGACGTTGGCGGCGGATACCACGGCTTGATCAATCGCAACAGCGGCAGGACACTGGACGTCAGCGGCGCCTCGACCACGGCGGGAGCGCGCCTCATCCAGTTCACGAGCCGGGGGAGCGCCAATCAGCAGTGGCAGCTCGTCGATGTGGGCGGCGGTTACGTCCAGATCGTGAGCCGGAACAGCGGCATGGTCCTCGACGTGGAGGACAACGCGACGACCGATGGCGCGAGCATCATTCAATGGCCGTGGAACGGCGGCACCAACCAACAATGGCAGTTGGTGCAGGTCGGCAGCGTTCCCTAA
- a CDS encoding NapC/NirT family cytochrome c — translation MNAWPLWAMAAPEPPHGATLGGALEVVALGCIGVAVLGLVLVEFVFKSRMARSTYRWTLLLGLFVLPGVALLGTTGHMFESMKTVEACHSCHVMNPFVEDMHDARSATLAARHYRSGAIPDKQCYSCHTGYGIFGTVEAKRDGLRHWLLYVTDTWKEPITYKGTYPNANCLACHATAPTFTRVDSHKALRTQLANDEMGCFTCHGLPHPARPTRAPTRVTTNP, via the coding sequence ATGAACGCCTGGCCCTTGTGGGCGATGGCCGCTCCCGAGCCCCCTCACGGCGCCACCCTGGGCGGCGCGCTGGAGGTGGTCGCGCTGGGGTGCATTGGCGTGGCGGTGCTCGGCCTGGTGCTGGTGGAGTTCGTCTTCAAGTCGCGCATGGCGCGCTCCACGTACCGGTGGACGCTGCTGCTGGGACTCTTCGTGCTGCCGGGCGTGGCGCTGCTGGGCACCACGGGGCACATGTTCGAGTCGATGAAGACCGTGGAGGCCTGTCACTCCTGCCATGTGATGAACCCCTTCGTCGAGGACATGCACGATGCCCGGAGCGCCACGCTGGCGGCGCGGCACTACCGCTCGGGCGCCATCCCCGACAAGCAGTGCTATTCGTGCCACACGGGCTACGGCATCTTCGGCACCGTGGAGGCCAAGCGCGACGGCCTCCGGCACTGGCTGCTGTACGTGACGGACACGTGGAAGGAGCCCATCACGTACAAGGGCACCTATCCCAACGCCAACTGTCTGGCCTGTCACGCCACCGCGCCCACCTTCACCCGGGTGGACAGTCACAAGGCGCTGAGGACGCAGCTCGCGAATGACGAGATGGGCTGCTTCACGTGTCACGGGCTGCCTCACCCGGCCCGGCCGACTCGCGCCCCCACCCGTGTCACCACGAACCCGTGA
- a CDS encoding molybdopterin oxidoreductase family protein has translation MHLTRRELLQYFGATAATGLIGPGCIGWTREEAIPVDSWHKSVCRFCGSGCETRVGLRAGKVVKVEGLQEGWNRGRLCIKGLLNREILYVSDRASYPMVRKNGQLERVSWDEALDAAAAGFREAIAQGGPDAVAFYGSGQLFTQESYTANKLFKGGIGTNNVDGNPRLCMASAAFGYKSVFGADEPSGCYDDIEHATLFFVIGANMAECHPVVWERVRDRLRTAPETRVIVVDPRRTPTARDATLHLQIRPGTDVALLNAMAYELLRTGLVDAAFINDFVTFREGTADSPPLTLEDLRAFLEDYAPEKVANLCGLSSAEIREAARLFGISQAALSFWTMGLNQQTHGVAANRMMMALHLLTGQIGRPGTGPFSLTGQTNAGGGVRDTGSLSHALPAGRVVTKAHDRQDMERLWGLPEGRISPNPGLSAVPLFEAMREGRVRAALVMATNPARSLPNADRYRVGMEKAFLVVSDSIFPTDTARYADVFLPAAMWAEKEGVLSQSERRYHLVEKLVEPPGEARSDLDILVALGERLGHGALLKARTPEAVWDEWRMISAGTTYDFSGMTYARLKALPGLTWPCPTEQHPGTCRRYVPGEDPLAKKEGRIDFYARPDGRAVVFLSEQGPFREALTSDYPMTLTTGRRLEHWHTATLTGRIAQLQGIDIDSLEIHPGDAAVMGVKEGELVQVTSARGTVRLKALPSMRVRPGVVFALMHSTEHLVNAATSDYLDPTSAQPEYKLASVRVERVKEGT, from the coding sequence ATGCACCTGACGAGGCGAGAGCTCCTCCAGTATTTCGGCGCGACGGCGGCCACGGGACTCATCGGTCCCGGGTGCATCGGCTGGACGCGCGAGGAGGCCATCCCGGTCGACTCCTGGCACAAGAGCGTGTGCCGCTTCTGCGGCTCGGGCTGCGAGACGCGGGTGGGCCTGCGCGCCGGGAAGGTGGTGAAGGTCGAGGGACTCCAGGAAGGGTGGAACCGGGGCCGGCTGTGCATCAAGGGCCTGCTCAACCGGGAGATCCTCTACGTCTCGGATCGGGCGAGCTACCCCATGGTGCGCAAGAACGGGCAGCTCGAGCGCGTCTCCTGGGACGAGGCGCTCGACGCGGCGGCCGCTGGTTTCCGCGAGGCGATTGCCCAGGGAGGGCCGGACGCGGTGGCCTTCTACGGCTCGGGGCAGCTCTTCACCCAGGAGAGCTACACCGCCAACAAGCTCTTCAAGGGCGGCATCGGGACGAACAACGTCGATGGCAACCCGCGCCTGTGCATGGCCTCGGCGGCGTTCGGCTACAAGTCCGTGTTCGGCGCGGACGAGCCCTCGGGTTGCTATGACGACATCGAGCACGCCACGCTCTTCTTCGTCATCGGCGCCAACATGGCCGAGTGCCACCCGGTCGTCTGGGAGCGCGTGCGAGACCGCCTCCGCACCGCGCCCGAGACGCGCGTCATCGTGGTGGACCCGAGGCGCACTCCCACCGCCCGCGACGCCACGCTGCACCTGCAGATCCGTCCCGGCACGGACGTGGCCCTGCTCAACGCCATGGCGTACGAGCTGCTGCGCACCGGGCTCGTGGACGCGGCCTTCATCAACGACTTCGTCACCTTCCGCGAGGGCACGGCGGACTCGCCACCGCTCACCCTGGAGGACCTCCGCGCGTTCCTCGAGGACTACGCGCCGGAGAAGGTGGCCAACCTGTGCGGCCTGTCCTCGGCGGAGATCCGCGAGGCCGCGCGCCTCTTCGGCATCTCCCAGGCGGCGTTGAGCTTCTGGACCATGGGGCTCAACCAGCAGACGCACGGCGTGGCGGCCAACCGGATGATGATGGCGCTGCACCTGCTCACCGGGCAGATCGGACGCCCTGGGACCGGGCCCTTCTCGCTGACAGGCCAGACCAACGCGGGAGGTGGCGTGCGCGACACGGGCTCTCTGTCGCACGCGCTGCCCGCCGGGCGGGTCGTCACCAAGGCGCATGACCGCCAGGACATGGAACGGCTGTGGGGTCTGCCCGAGGGCCGTATCTCGCCCAACCCGGGCCTGTCCGCCGTGCCGCTCTTCGAGGCCATGCGCGAGGGCAGGGTGCGCGCGGCCCTGGTGATGGCCACCAACCCGGCGCGCTCGCTGCCCAACGCGGACCGCTACCGCGTGGGCATGGAGAAGGCCTTCCTCGTCGTCAGCGACTCCATCTTCCCCACCGATACCGCGCGCTACGCCGACGTCTTCCTCCCCGCGGCCATGTGGGCGGAGAAGGAGGGGGTCCTCTCGCAGTCCGAGCGCCGCTACCACCTGGTGGAGAAGCTGGTGGAGCCCCCGGGCGAGGCGCGCTCGGACCTGGACATCCTCGTGGCGCTGGGCGAGCGGCTCGGCCATGGCGCGCTGCTGAAGGCCCGCACGCCCGAGGCCGTCTGGGACGAGTGGCGGATGATCTCGGCGGGTACCACCTACGACTTCAGCGGCATGACCTACGCGCGGCTGAAGGCGCTGCCGGGTCTCACCTGGCCCTGTCCCACCGAGCAACACCCGGGCACCTGCCGCCGTTACGTGCCGGGGGAGGATCCGCTGGCGAAGAAGGAGGGGCGCATCGACTTCTATGCCCGGCCGGACGGGCGCGCCGTCGTCTTTCTCTCCGAGCAGGGCCCCTTCCGGGAGGCTCTCACGAGCGACTACCCGATGACGTTGACCACCGGGCGCCGGTTGGAGCACTGGCACACCGCCACCCTCACGGGACGGATCGCCCAGCTCCAGGGCATCGACATCGACTCCCTCGAAATCCACCCCGGCGACGCGGCGGTGATGGGCGTGAAGGAGGGGGAGCTGGTGCAGGTGACGAGCGCGCGCGGCACGGTGCGGCTCAAGGCGTTGCCCAGCATGAGGGTGCGGCCCGGCGTGGTGTTCGCGCTCATGCACTCGACGGAGCACCTGGTGAACGCGGCGACGAGCGACTACCTGGATCCCACCTCCGCCCAGCCCGAGTACAAGCTGGCCTCGGTGCGGGTGGAGCGCGTGAAGGAGGGCACGTGA
- a CDS encoding endo-1,4-beta-xylanase produces the protein MRNKSALKVLQTFLASSLILLLFSPPAAHAQNSLLLQTDFEDGTAQGWKGRGGVEALTVVPEAARGGAYGLRVGERNQSWHGPTLDVTAHMEPGQTYVFTGWIKLAQAAPNTTVSMTMQRRTPSTTHYERMYFDTATSSGWVRFQAQYKLLEAADNLSVYFEAPDNLALVLYIDDFRLEKLPDLGPVVIEEGIPSLKDVFAEDFLIGTAFSNSELLTEADRKLLAKHFNSTTPGNVLKWDSTEPQEGVFNFSGADAAVQFAVENGQRIRGHTLVWHSQTPDWVFRDANGNLASKELLFQRMKTHINAVMGRYKGQIYAWDVVNEVLDAAQPDGLRRSPWYQIAGEEFIEKAFLFAREADPDAVLFINDYNTHESGKSQAMYNLIKRLKAKGIPIDGVGHQTHVSLYYPTVQEIESSIVKFADLGVETHITELDVSVYSSSSQRYDTFPEELKQKQAALYKQLFDVFRRHKNLISSVTVWGKDDGNTWLRTFPVARNDWPLLFDERLQSKPAYWALVNVPVPPTSNLELQYRTADTQPGDNGLRPHFKIKNNGGEPVKLSELTIRYWFTVDGEKPLAFYCDYARIGQANVIGRHVKMSAGKARADHYLEITFDSAAGGIPAGGDSGVIETRSHKVDWSNFDESNDYSFDPSKTSYTPWEGVTLYRNGQLVWGAEPR, from the coding sequence ATGAGGAACAAGTCCGCGCTGAAAGTGCTTCAGACGTTCCTGGCGTCATCCTTGATTCTGCTGCTCTTCTCGCCGCCTGCCGCCCACGCGCAGAACAGCCTGCTTCTCCAGACTGATTTCGAGGATGGAACGGCGCAAGGCTGGAAGGGCCGCGGGGGGGTGGAGGCGTTGACGGTGGTGCCGGAAGCGGCCCGCGGCGGCGCATACGGCTTGAGGGTAGGGGAGCGCAATCAATCGTGGCATGGCCCGACGCTGGATGTCACGGCGCACATGGAGCCGGGCCAGACCTACGTGTTCACGGGGTGGATCAAGCTCGCTCAGGCGGCCCCGAACACCACCGTCTCCATGACGATGCAGCGCAGGACGCCGAGCACTACCCACTACGAGAGGATGTACTTCGATACGGCCACGTCCAGCGGCTGGGTGAGGTTTCAGGCCCAGTACAAGCTCCTCGAGGCGGCGGACAATCTGTCCGTCTACTTCGAAGCGCCGGACAATCTCGCCCTGGTGCTCTACATCGACGATTTCCGCCTGGAGAAGCTGCCTGATCTCGGGCCTGTCGTCATCGAGGAAGGCATCCCCTCGCTCAAGGACGTCTTCGCCGAGGACTTCCTGATCGGAACCGCGTTCTCCAACAGTGAACTCCTGACGGAAGCGGACAGGAAGTTGCTCGCCAAGCACTTCAACAGCACGACACCGGGCAACGTCCTGAAGTGGGACAGCACGGAGCCTCAGGAGGGCGTGTTCAACTTCAGCGGTGCGGATGCCGCCGTTCAGTTCGCGGTCGAGAACGGGCAGCGGATCCGGGGGCATACGCTGGTCTGGCATTCACAAACGCCGGACTGGGTGTTCCGTGATGCGAACGGAAATCTGGCGAGCAAGGAGCTCTTGTTCCAGCGGATGAAGACGCACATCAACGCGGTCATGGGCCGTTACAAGGGCCAGATCTACGCCTGGGACGTGGTCAACGAGGTCCTCGATGCCGCGCAGCCCGACGGCTTGCGCCGCAGCCCGTGGTACCAGATCGCGGGAGAGGAGTTCATCGAGAAGGCGTTCCTGTTCGCCCGCGAGGCGGACCCGGATGCGGTGTTGTTCATCAACGACTACAACACCCACGAATCAGGCAAGAGCCAGGCCATGTACAACCTGATCAAGCGGTTGAAGGCCAAGGGCATTCCGATTGACGGCGTCGGGCACCAGACGCACGTCAGTCTCTACTATCCGACGGTTCAGGAGATCGAAAGCTCCATCGTCAAGTTCGCCGACCTGGGGGTCGAAACGCACATCACCGAGCTGGACGTGAGCGTGTACTCCTCGTCTTCGCAGCGGTATGACACCTTCCCGGAAGAGCTGAAACAGAAGCAGGCTGCCCTCTACAAGCAACTGTTCGATGTTTTCAGGAGACACAAGAACCTGATCTCCAGCGTCACGGTGTGGGGCAAGGATGACGGCAACACCTGGCTGCGAACCTTCCCGGTGGCCCGTAATGACTGGCCCCTCCTGTTCGATGAGCGTCTGCAGTCCAAACCGGCGTACTGGGCCCTCGTGAACGTGCCCGTTCCTCCCACGAGCAACCTCGAGCTGCAATACCGCACGGCGGACACCCAGCCGGGCGATAACGGCTTGAGGCCGCACTTCAAGATCAAGAACAACGGCGGAGAGCCCGTGAAGCTGAGCGAGCTGACCATCCGCTACTGGTTCACGGTGGATGGAGAGAAGCCGCTTGCCTTCTACTGCGATTATGCGCGCATCGGTCAGGCGAACGTCATCGGCAGGCATGTGAAGATGAGCGCGGGGAAGGCGAGGGCGGACCATTATCTGGAGATCACCTTTGATTCCGCTGCAGGCGGTATTCCGGCGGGCGGCGATTCAGGGGTCATCGAAACCCGCAGCCACAAGGTCGATTGGTCGAACTTCGACGAGTCCAACGACTACTCCTTCGACCCATCCAAGACGTCGTACACTCCCTGGGAGGGCGTGACGCTCTACCGGAATGGCCAGCTCGTTTGGGGGGCCGAGCCGCGGTGA
- a CDS encoding alpha/beta fold hydrolase, translated as MTDIKHRTVKTNGINLHIAEAGEGPLVLLIHGWPESWYSWRHQLPALAAAGYHAVAPDVRGYGRSDKPRELEAYSMKNMLADYVGLLDALGEKTAVVVGHDWGAAMAWTSAALYPDRYRAVVGMSVPYLGRSPMPPTKLFKSMFGENWFYILYFQEPGVAEAEFEADIPRTMRTILAGIPGFDAKAEAVRAKKKGDKFLTGLDTPGTLPAWLTEDDVAYFAKEFAGSGFRGGLNRYRNMDRDWEELPELATVKIEQPALFIIGEKDPVRAMSPIDQMKPLVPNLEEVLLIPEAGHWIQQERAAEVNAALLAFLKALPT; from the coding sequence ATGACTGACATCAAGCACCGCACCGTCAAGACGAACGGCATCAACCTCCACATCGCCGAGGCCGGCGAAGGCCCTCTCGTGCTGCTCATCCACGGCTGGCCGGAGTCCTGGTACTCCTGGCGCCACCAGCTCCCGGCGCTCGCGGCCGCCGGCTACCACGCGGTCGCGCCCGATGTCCGCGGCTACGGCCGCAGCGACAAGCCACGGGAGCTCGAGGCGTACAGCATGAAGAACATGCTCGCCGATTATGTTGGCCTGCTCGATGCCCTCGGGGAGAAGACCGCCGTCGTCGTCGGCCACGACTGGGGCGCGGCGATGGCGTGGACCAGCGCCGCGCTCTACCCCGACCGCTACCGCGCCGTCGTCGGCATGAGCGTGCCGTACCTCGGTCGCTCGCCCATGCCGCCAACGAAGCTCTTCAAGAGCATGTTCGGAGAGAACTGGTTCTACATCCTCTACTTCCAGGAGCCTGGCGTCGCGGAGGCGGAGTTCGAAGCGGACATCCCGAGGACGATGCGCACGATCCTCGCCGGCATCCCCGGGTTCGATGCGAAGGCCGAGGCCGTGCGGGCCAAGAAGAAGGGCGACAAGTTCCTCACGGGTCTCGACACCCCCGGCACTCTCCCGGCCTGGCTCACTGAAGACGATGTGGCGTATTTCGCGAAGGAGTTCGCGGGCAGTGGCTTCCGTGGAGGGCTCAACCGCTATCGCAACATGGACCGCGACTGGGAAGAATTGCCGGAACTCGCGACGGTCAAGATCGAGCAGCCCGCGCTCTTCATCATCGGAGAGAAGGACCCCGTGCGCGCGATGTCCCCCATTGACCAGATGAAGCCGCTGGTGCCCAACCTCGAGGAGGTGCTCCTCATCCCCGAGGCCGGTCATTGGATCCAGCAAGAGCGCGCGGCCGAGGTCAATGCGGCGCTGCTGGCCTTCTTGAAGGCGTTGCCCACCTGA
- a CDS encoding Rrf2 family transcriptional regulator: protein MRRDSRLSVALHVLLHMEEMAPVVTSEELGQLMQANPVVVRRTMAGLREAGILRSEKGHGGGWSLARKLDSVTLGDVYDALGTPALFSIGPRSESPGCLVEQAVNHALGKVLGEAEALLMTQLRSTSVADIAKSVHRDRSLPAKKGRDVHA, encoded by the coding sequence ATGAGGCGTGACAGTCGGCTCTCCGTTGCATTGCACGTTCTCCTCCACATGGAGGAGATGGCTCCCGTGGTGACGTCGGAGGAACTCGGGCAGTTGATGCAGGCGAATCCCGTGGTGGTGCGGCGGACCATGGCCGGTCTGCGCGAGGCGGGAATCCTGCGCTCGGAGAAAGGGCACGGCGGGGGGTGGTCGCTCGCGCGCAAGCTGGATTCAGTGACGCTGGGAGACGTGTACGACGCGCTCGGAACACCCGCTCTGTTCAGCATCGGCCCTCGGAGCGAGAGCCCTGGATGCCTCGTCGAGCAGGCCGTCAATCACGCACTCGGCAAGGTGCTCGGCGAGGCCGAGGCACTCCTCATGACGCAGCTGCGGAGCACCTCGGTGGCGGACATCGCCAAGAGCGTTCACCGCGACCGCTCTCTCCCCGCGAAGAAGGGCCGCGATGTCCATGCATGA
- a CDS encoding aldo/keto reductase, whose amino-acid sequence MTTRRQFLSTLASSAGVLATSPAFTHAAQAAAPAVRAGTLPRNASETTGRHYRPRHRFGLGGVPLAGAFKPTPNADAQGALAAAWAGGVRYFDTSPWYGIGRSERRMGQFLSEQKRDEYILSTKVGRLLKAGNPPDSKVWPEPPPFHRVYDYTADGVRRSIEDSLQRLGVERIDMVFIHDLSPDNRDMGERWTEYFDIALKGAMPELIRMREEGLIKAWGLGVNAIEPALRILKESDPDIFLSATQYTLVRHEDSLNRLQPACAERGVSIVVGSPLNVGFLAGVERIDYLGTITDDLRNRRARLDAIARRHGIDLRTAALQFASAPQTVSAVLVGARTARQIQEDIASMQVKIPADFWAELKKEKLIAEHAPVPA is encoded by the coding sequence ATGACCACACGCCGTCAGTTTCTTTCGACCCTCGCCAGCAGCGCTGGTGTTCTGGCGACCTCCCCCGCGTTCACGCACGCGGCGCAGGCCGCCGCACCCGCCGTGCGTGCGGGAACCCTGCCTCGGAATGCGTCGGAGACCACCGGCCGTCACTACCGCCCGCGCCACCGCTTCGGGCTGGGCGGCGTGCCGCTCGCCGGCGCGTTCAAGCCCACCCCGAACGCCGATGCGCAGGGCGCGCTGGCGGCGGCGTGGGCGGGCGGCGTGCGCTACTTCGATACCTCACCCTGGTACGGCATCGGCCGCAGCGAGCGGCGCATGGGGCAGTTCCTGTCCGAGCAGAAACGCGACGAGTACATCCTCTCGACCAAGGTCGGCCGGCTGCTCAAGGCGGGCAATCCCCCCGACAGCAAGGTCTGGCCCGAGCCGCCGCCGTTCCACCGGGTCTACGACTACACCGCGGACGGTGTGAGGCGATCGATCGAGGACAGCCTGCAGCGGCTGGGCGTGGAGCGGATCGACATGGTGTTCATCCACGATCTGTCGCCGGACAACCGCGACATGGGTGAGCGCTGGACCGAGTACTTCGACATCGCGCTCAAGGGTGCGATGCCGGAGCTGATCCGCATGCGTGAGGAGGGGCTGATCAAGGCCTGGGGCCTCGGCGTCAACGCGATCGAGCCGGCGCTGCGCATCTTGAAGGAAAGCGACCCGGACATCTTCCTGTCGGCCACCCAGTACACGCTGGTGCGCCACGAGGACTCGCTCAACCGCTTGCAGCCGGCCTGCGCCGAGCGTGGCGTGTCGATCGTCGTGGGTTCTCCGCTCAATGTCGGCTTCCTGGCCGGCGTGGAGCGCATCGACTACCTGGGCACGATCACCGACGATCTGCGCAACCGGCGCGCACGGCTGGACGCCATTGCCCGCCGCCACGGCATCGATCTGCGCACCGCCGCGTTGCAGTTCGCCTCGGCGCCACAAACCGTGTCGGCGGTGCTGGTGGGCGCGCGCACGGCGCGGCAGATCCAGGAGGACATCGCATCCATGCAGGTGAAGATTCCGGCCGATTTCTGGGCCGAGCTGAAGAAGGAGAAGCTGATCGCGGAGCACGCGCCGGTTCCCGCCTGA
- a CDS encoding NAD(P)H-binding protein yields MKIVLFGATGMVGQGVLRECLLDPEVERVLVVGRGETGQRHEKLTELVHRDFTDFSTVEAELSGYDACFFCLGVSSAGMKEPDYRRVTYDFTLAAARTLARLNPGMTFIYVSGAGTDSSAKGRSMWARVKGETENALFQLPFKAAYMFRPGFIQPMHGVTSKTPLYRAIYRVVGPLSPLLKTLLPRAITTTERVGRAMLRVAKQGAPQRLLENQDINALAAA; encoded by the coding sequence ATGAAGATTGTTCTCTTTGGCGCGACGGGGATGGTCGGACAGGGCGTGCTGCGCGAGTGCCTGCTCGACCCCGAGGTGGAGCGGGTCCTCGTGGTCGGGCGCGGCGAGACGGGGCAGCGGCACGAGAAGCTCACCGAGCTGGTGCACCGCGACTTCACCGACTTCTCCACCGTGGAGGCGGAACTCTCGGGCTACGACGCGTGCTTCTTCTGCCTGGGTGTGTCCTCGGCGGGGATGAAGGAGCCGGACTATCGGCGCGTGACGTATGACTTCACGCTCGCGGCGGCGCGCACGTTGGCGCGGCTCAACCCGGGCATGACGTTCATCTACGTGTCGGGTGCCGGCACCGACAGCTCCGCGAAGGGCCGCTCCATGTGGGCGCGCGTCAAGGGAGAGACCGAGAACGCGCTGTTCCAACTGCCCTTCAAGGCCGCATACATGTTCCGCCCGGGGTTCATCCAACCGATGCACGGCGTGACGTCGAAGACGCCGCTGTACCGGGCCATCTACCGGGTGGTGGGACCGCTCTCTCCCCTCTTGAAGACACTCCTTCCCAGGGCCATCACGACGACCGAGCGGGTCGGACGCGCGATGCTCCGGGTGGCGAAGCAGGGCGCACCCCAGCGCCTGCTCGAGAACCAAGACATCAACGCCCTCGCCGCCGCCTGA